The DNA region TTATTTTACCAAAATATATAATGCCAATATAAATAATGATGTTTAAAAATCGCTTAGAATAGCGTTTTTTGTTACTCATAAGAAGTTGCCATAATAGCAATTTAATGCGGATTTGTTTTATTCAAACCGCTAAATATAAGCGTTATTATAATAATCATAAAATATTTTTTAGCCCTTGTTTTTAGCCAAAAAAATAATCAATCAAATGGCTTTTGATTTTTTGGCATTTTTTGGTATAATAAGGCTATGAAAAGTTATAGACAGGTTTTGACTTTTAATGTTCCCTCAAGGCGCGCGTTTATTAACATAACGCCCCAAGTGCAAGACGCCGTGACCAAAAGCGGCGTAAAAGAAGGACTGGTCTTGGTCAATTCTATGCACATAACTTCAAGCGTGTTTATCAATGACGACGAAAGCGGGCTGCACAGCGACTTTGAAAGGTGGCTGGAAAAATTAGCGCCCGAAAAGCCTTACAGCCAATACGCCCATAACGGATACGAGGACAACGCCGACGCGCACCTAAAAAGGACGGTAATGGGCAGGGAAGTCGTGGTGGCAATAACCGACGGAAGATTGGACTTTGGCCCTTGGGAACAGATTTTTTACGGCGAGTTTGATGGAAAGCGTAATAAAAGAGTGTTAATAAAAATTATCGGCGAGTAAACCTTAAGCCATTTTTATAGAAAAAGAGTTTGTCTTATAGTCTGGACAAACTCTTTTTTTGATGTTTGATATTATTGTTTATTTTTATATGTTATGTGTTTTGATTAATAAACTTTTTTTTGATGTTTACATAATTTGTTTTATATTCCGCTTTCCTATGTTCAAACATTTTACGCAATTTGCGGTCTATTATGCCTGCCATGTAGTATAAAAAGAAAAACATTTTTTGATATTTTATATTTTTTATATATTCAATTTTATATTCCGTTCCCTTATGTTCAAAATCTTATGAAGTTTGCGGTCTATCATGCGCACCATATTGTCAAGCTCGTCATCGCCAAACACAGTGTTTCTGCCGCGCGCATATTCCTGGTCTATAAGCTCTTTCATCTTAAGCACCAGCTTGTCGTGCTTTTGGATTTTGTTTTCGCCTTCCAGATCGTAATAAGCGTTTAGCCAATATGCGATTCCGGCAAGCCCTGAGTGGTTGTTGATAGATACATTGGGCTTTTTATTCAGTATCTTTTGCGTGTTAAATATATTATAAATCTCTTCGTCTTTTAGCAACCCGTCGGCGTGGATGCCCGCCCTTGTGGCGTTAAAGCTGCGGCCCACAAAAGGCGTCCTTGGGGGGATGGCGTAGTCCAGCTCGCGCTCAAAGTAATCGGCAATCTCCGTAATTACATGCAAATCCATTCCGTCGTCCGTGCCTCTTAGCTGGCAATACTCTATTACCATCGCCTCCAGCGGACAGTTGCCCGTGCGCTCGCCTATGCCTAATACCGAACAATTGACCGCGCTGCAACCATAAAGCCACGCGACGCTGGCGTTGGTGACTACATGATAAAAATCATTATGGCCGTGCCATTCTATCTGCTCGCTGGGCACGCCCGCGTATCTTCTTAGCCCGTAAATAATGCCCGGAACCGACCTTGGCAAAGCCGCGCCCGTATAGCTTACGCCAAAGCCCAGCGTGTCGCAAGCCCGTATTTTGACGGGGATTTTGCTTTCTTTGGAGAGCTTCATAAGCTCTATGGCAAAAGGCACCACAAACCCATAAAAGTCCGCCCTTGTGATATCCTCAAAATGACATCTTGGAATTATGCCGTATTCCAACGCCGCGGACACAATTTCTAAGTATTTTTCCATAGCCTGCTTTCTTGTAAGCTTCATTTTTTTGAAAATATGGTAGTCCGAACAGCTGACCAAGATGCCCGTTTCTTTGATGCCCATGCTTTTTACAAGCTCAAAATCCCGCTTATCAGCCCTTATCCAGCTGGTTACTTCGGGAAAATCAAGCCCCAGCTCCATGCATTCTCTTGCCGCTCTTTTGTCCTTTTCGGTGTATAAAAAAAACTCCGATTGTCTTATAATGCCTTTTTTGCCGCCCAGTTTGGATAGCAATTTGAATATATGGACGATTTGCTCCACGGTAAAGGGCGCGGTGGATTGCTGCCCGTCCCGAAAAGTCGTGTCCGTAATCCAAATCTTATCGGGCATGTGCATAGGCACCGTGCGGTGATTGAAGACCACCTTGGGAACTTCGTCGTATGTAAAAATATCCCTAAATAGATTGGGCTCTTGCACGTCTTGCAAGGTGTGATGATAATATTCCTGCTCCAAAAGGTTGGTTTTTTTGTTAAAGATTGTTTTGGGCTTATTCTGCCTTTTCATAAGCCTTGCCTCATTATTTTAATTTTTCCAAAAACTCTCTCAGTCTTTGAAGACCTCTTTGGATATCCTCCTTTGAGGCGGCATAAGAAAGTCTTATATGCTCGGGCGCGCCAAAAGCCTCGCAAGGCACAACGGCTATTTGGGCATAGCGCAATAGTAATTCGGCCGCTTTGTGCGCGCTGTCAATTATTTGTCCGTCTATTGATTTGCCAAAGGTTTTGCTGACGTCAACCATGACATAAAACGCGCCTTTGGGCTCAGGACAAGAAAGATAAGGGCATTTAGAAATAAAATCCAAAATCATCTTTCGGCGCTCGTCAAAAGTCTTGACCATTTGGCTCAAAAACTCGGTCTTTGCGTTTAGCGCAGCCGCCGCCGCGTATTGGGAAATACTGCTGGCGTTGGATGTGCTGTGGCTTTGAATTTTGTCTATGGCTTGTGCTATTTCTTGGTCCGCGCCCAAATACCCTATGCGCCAACCCGTCATAGAGTATGTTTTGGATACGCCGTTAATGACTATTGTTTGTTTGTAAAGCTTGGGGGAACACGAAGCTATAGAATAATGCTTTAGTCCGTCGTATATGATGTTTTCGTAAATCTCGTCGCTTATTACATATATGTCGGTCTTTTCTATGACTTCCGCCAAAGCCCAAAGCTCTTGTTTGGTATAAACTATGCCCGAAGGATTAGAAGGCGAGTTAATTATAACCGCCTTGGTTTTTTGGGTAATGGCTTTTTGGAGTTTTTCGGGCGTTAGCTTAAAGCCGTCGTCTTTAGTGTCAACTATCACAGGCGCGCCGTCGCATAGCTTCACTAATTCGGGATAGGTAAGCCAATACGGCGCGGGGATAATCACCTCGTCGCCCGGGTCTACTATGGCCAGCATAGCGTTATATAACGAATGCTTTGCGCCGTTGCTGACGACTATTTGGGAAGGGGAGTATTTCAAATTGTTATCGTTTAGAAATTTTTGACAAATGGCCTCTTTTAATTGGGGCATGCCGCCGCTTGGGGTGTATTTGGTAAACCCTTTGTCCAAAGCCTCCTTGGCGGCGTCAATAATATATTCGGGCGTGTTAAAATCAGGCTCGCCCGCTCCAAACCCTATCACGTCAATGCCCTCGGCCTTCATCTTCTTTGCCATAGCCGTAATCGCGAGGGTCAACGACGACGATATTTGGGCCGTTCTTTTCGCTAAAGCCATAAAAGGCTCCTCCTAAATTTAATAAATGGTCTATTGCGATACATAAGTGATTATATATAATTTAGCTTTTACTGTAAACAAAATACCTGTAAATTGCCATTATAATTAAAAGCATAAGGTATAAGCTATGCTTATGCCTAGCTATAATAGTATAAAAAATAAATATAAAATTGGAAAAAATTTTTAAAAGTTATTCGCTTTGCTGAAGTTTTCGGGTTTGGTCCGCAAGGCGCAATTGTTCTATCATATAGTCTATTTCGCCGTTTAGAAAATTTTCAAGGTCGTATATGGTAAGCCCTATTCTATGGTCGGTGACTCTGCCTTGGGGAAAATTGTATGTGCGGATTCGTTCGCTGCGGTCGCCCGTCCCCACTTGCCCCCTTCGCATTCTGGCGTATTCCTCGTCGGCTTGGGTTTGATACATATCATATAACCGAGATTTTAGCACGCGCATCGCTTTTTCGCGGTTTTTTATCTGGGAACGTTCGTCTTCGCAGGTTACCACAAGGCCCGTGGGCAAATGCGTTATTCTAATCGCCGAGTCGGTCTTGTTGACATGCTGGCCGCCCGCGCCGCCGCTTCTGTAGGTGTCTATTTTTAAGTCTTTTTCGTTGATTTCCACCACCACATCGTCGGCTTCGGGCAAGACCGCGACAGTTACCGTGGATGTGTGCACGCGCCCTTGGGTTTCGGTCTCGGGCACGCGCTGGACTCTATGGACGCCGCTTTCAAACTTCATTTTGGAATACACATTTTCGCCCGATAGCGAAAACACGGTTTCTTTTACTCCGCCTTTTTCGGTGGCATTCATAGAAATATCTTCCACTTTCCAATTTTGTTTGGCGGCGTACATCTTATACATGCGCATAAGGTCCGCGCCAAAAAGCCCGGCCTCTTCGCCGCCCGCGCCCGCTCTTATTTCAATGATGACATTTTTTTCGTCGTTTTTGTCAGGCGGCAGCAGCATAATCTTGAGTTCTTCCTCAATTTTTGCGATATTTTCCTCCGCCTCTTCCAATTGAATTTGGGCAAGCTCTTTTAGCTCGGGGTCTTTGGTGGCGGATAAAATCTCTTTGGCCTCAATTTGGGCGTCTAAGGCCTTTTTGTATTCCAAATATTTGTTGACGATAGGCTCAAGCCTTGAATGCTCTTTGGCGGTTTTTTTCCATTTTTCAATATCGTTAATAAGGTTTGCATCAGCCAAAGACTGCGTCAATTGGTCGTATTTGTTTTTGATGTCTTCCAATTTGTTGATCATAATGTTTAGACCTTTTTTAATGTAATGATGCGTTCTATACCGTCAAGATCTTTTATAATCTCTATGTCGCGATAATAATCGGCGTATTGATTTTTTATTATTTCTTGGATAGTTGCGCTTTGGCCTATGCCGACTTCCATCATCAAATACCCGCCCGCGACCAAATATTTATGCGCTTGGTCTATTATGCGGCGTATAATATTTAGTCCGTCCTCGCCGCCGTCCAGCGCCTTTTTGGGTTCTTGCTTTACCTCGTAAGGCAAGGCGGCAAGCTCGCCGGTCTTTACATAGGGCGGGTTGGTCATAATAATGTCAAATTGCCCTGAGATGTTTTCAAACAAGTCGCTTTCAACGGCTGTTATGTTTTTGTAAGGCTTAAAGTTTTCAGCGGCTACATTTAGCGCCGCTTTGCTGATGTCGCTCGCCGTTATATGCGCGCTCTTTACCGCGTTAGCCAAAACTACGGCGACGCATCCGCTGCCTGTGCCAAGGTCCAATATCTTGGGCTGTTTGCCCGCTTGGGCTAATTCTTGGGCTTTTTTTAGGCAAAGGTTTGCCAAAACCTCGGTCTCAAATCTAGGGATTAGGACATTTTTGTTGACCTTAATGATATGCCCGCAAAAGTCCGTATCGCCCAGTATATATTGGAGCGGCTGTCTTTGCTGTATTCTTTGGTTTAGTATCTTTTTGGCGGCGTAATATTGGCTGCGCTTGATATGTTTTATGGTCTTTAGGCCGACTCTTTTGGTCTTTAAAACATGGCAAAAAATCCAATCGGCTTCGCTTGGGTCTATGCCCGCTTGTTCCAGACTTTTTTTAAATTGTTCCTGGGCCTCTTTAAAATCCACTTCGTCCCAGTCAACGCACGGGACATTAGGGTCTTTGTCCATGCGTTCCACCGCATCAAACGCTTTTATAGCGACTTCTATCATATCGCTGTCGGGCTCTTTGGTGGTAAGGTATTGCAGCGCGAGCCCCGGAGCTTTGATTATCCTAACAAGCCAATTATCCGGCATTAGCGCCAAAAGTTTTAAAAGCTCGTAAGAAAGCCCCGCCACAAGCGGCAGCAAAAACAGCCTTATGATGAGCTTGCCATACCACGCTGAAAAAAAACTTAACCTTGGATTAAGGTCGGTCAAGAAAACAAACAGCGCGTTTGAAGCGGTAAACAATATTATGGAAACAATCATGACCAAAAACAAAAAGGTCGTGCCGCACCTGTCGTGCAGCCTTGAGCATCTTTTGACATTGTCTATGGTCAGGTCAAATTCTTTTTCATAGCAATTGATTGTCTTGTGCTCCGCGCCGTGATACATAAAAGTGCGTTTTATGTCCTTTACAAAAGAAACCATAATCAAATAGGCCAAAAATATGGCAAGCCTTGTAACGCCCTCCACTACGCTATTCAAAACATTGCTCTTATAGCCCCACCATTTGTATGTCAAATAATTGACGCCGTCGCTTACCAAGCTGGGCAAAAACATAAACAGGACTATGGAAAGAGCCAAGCCCAAAAACACCGCGAAAAAGGCGGCGCTTGCCGACATTTCGCTTTGGCCCTCTTCTTCGCTGAAAACCTCGGCGCTCTTTATCAAAGTCTTGACGCCCATTATTAATGTTTGGAAAAACATAACCGCGCCGCGAATAATGGGTATTTTTTTGATTACGCCCTTTGTCTGCTTGAGCCTTTCGGTCCTTATAAGCAGGTTGCCTTCGGGGTCGCGAACGGCCAAAGCCAAAGAACTGGCGCCGCGCATCATTACGCCTTCCATTACCGCCTGACCGCCGATTAATGTTTTTTTGGTCTTTTTGTTTTTCATCAAATAAAACCTTATAAAAAAAACAAAAAAAGCGCGCAATAACTCTTGCCCAAATACTAGTCGTGATTGGCGCTTATTATTTTAAAATATCTAACCTTTTAGATTAAATCTCTTTTTGAATCTGTCAATGCGGCCGCCCGTTTCGGCTATTTTTTGTTTGCCTGTGTAAAACGGATGGCACTTTGAGCAAATTTCAACCTTTATTACATCGCCCTTAATGGTAGAGCCGCTTACGAACTTCTCGCCGCAAGCGCATTCTATGGTAACCATATGGTAATCGGGATGGATATCTTTTTTCATTGATTTTTCGCTCCTGAAACTCTTTCAAAAATATCGTCACAATATTATAATGCATAGCGCAATCCTAAGTCAAGCAAAAGCATTTATTAAAAAAAACATAAATTGATTTTTATGTTTTATGGGCAATCTTATGCGATTTTATTGTATTTATCAGCCATAATTGTAAAATATTGGCGAAAGCGCGGTAAACTTTGGCATAAAATTATTTCAAATTATATTATTTAGTGTTATACTATTATGGCAATTAAATCTTAAGAGAGGTAAACTTTGTGAAAGCTTGGATTATTGACAAGCCACAATCCATGTCTTTGCAAGAAATAACCGAAAACGAAATACTTGACAATACCGCCAAAATCAAAATCACCCTTGCTAGCCTGTCCAGCTACGATGTCAAGATCTATAACGGCGAGCTAGCGGGCGTTACTTACCCGCGCATTCCGGCGCGGCAAGCTGTGGGAGTAATAAGCGAGATAGATGAAGAGAATTCTTCGGGATTGCAACGGGGTCAAAGGGTGGTTATTGACCCTAATCTTTCTTGCAATAATTGTTACGCCTGCAAAACCGACAGGCCTTGGAAATGCGACAAGATAAAGACAATGGGTCTTAGCGCCGACGGTTTGTTAAGGGATTTTGTTTCGGTGCCTATTAGCAATATTTACCAAATACCCCCGCAAATTACAGACGCTGAAGCGCAGTTTATAGAACATACCTCTGTCGCCGTCAAAACTTTTAACGAGTTAAAAACGACAGAAGGCGAACATATCGTAATAATAGGCGCGAGCGTAATGGGCATAATTTTGGCCCAGCTTGCTCTTTATTACCAGGCGGTGCCTATTATACTAGACCCCTCGCAAGAACGGCTTGATATAGCTACTAACTTGGGAATTTATTACGCCATAAACACCAGTATCGCTGACCCCGACGAGCGGATCAAACAAATTACGGGCGGAAGGTATTGCGAAAGCTCGGTATATTTGGCCAATTCCAACGACAAGATACAAAAAGCCTTTGATTACGCTTCGGTAGGCGGCAAGGTCGCAATAGTGGGAGGGGATTACTACTCGTCTAAGCTTTTAAACGGCAATATAAGCGGCATCTTGTCAAAACAGCTGTCCGTAATAGGCATAACCAACGGCCAAAAACAAATACCCGCCGCCATTAATGTGCTGGCGAAAAAAGCCGTGGATGTGACGCCCTTTGTAACTAAGGAATATAAGTTTGAACAAGCCGATCAGGGCTTAAAAGAATTTAGCGAAAACGCGCAAAAATACCATAAGATTATGATTAAAGTGTAATATCGTCAAAAAACGCATAAAAACTTCCAAATTTTTTCATATTAACGCTAAAAGGAGTTTTTATGTATTCTTGCTATATCCCCAAACAAGCTTCTATTTATGAGATTATCTTTGAACTCAGCCAATACGCTTATATCTTTTGCGCGCCCGAGATTAGATAGTTTTTGATGTCTATTACATCGCCCGCGCCGGCGATAAGCGCCAAATCGCCTTCTTTTAGCGTTTTTTTTAGGTGGTCGGCGCATTCCTCAAAGTTGTCAAAATACAGCGCCTGCATGCCCTGTTGGGCTAATTCTTGGCACATTCTTTGGCTTGAGGCGTTTGGGTCGGGTTTTTCTCTAGCGGCGTACACGGGAAGCAAAATTAACTTATCGGATTTTGACAACGAGCTTTTAAACTTTTCCCAAAGAGCTAAGGTGCGGGTATAAGTGTGCGGCTGGAATATCGTTATCACATTGGAACTTTGGGTTTTGGCGGTATCAATCAACGCTTTTAACTCGTTTGGGTGATGCGCGTAATCGGCTATAATTTGCGCGCCGTTATATTCGCCGATATGCTGGTATCTTCTATCCACTCCCCTAAAAGCCGATAGCGAGCTTGAAATATTTTTTGGGCTTATATTAAAAATATTAGCCGCCACAGCCGCCGCCAGCGCGTTATAAACATTATATCTCCCCGCGACTTTCAAATTGATGCGGCAAAGCTTGCGGTCGCGCTTATAAAAATCAAACGAATAGCAGCCTTTGTTATCCGCCCTTAGGTTTTGGGCGCTATAATCAAATCCTTCGCCTATCCCATAAGTTAGGTATCTTCTCATTTTCAACGCCGCGCTGGCGACCGCGCGCGAGTCTTCTCCGTTGACCACCACCGCGCCGTTTCTTTTTGTGTTGGCCGCAAATTCGCTAAAGGCGTCTTGGATATCTTCCAAGTCCTTGAAATAATCCATATGGTCTTCGTCAATATTGAGAATTATACTAATATAGGGTTTTAGATATAAAAAATTGCGTTTGTATTCGCAAGCCTCGGTCACAAAATAAACGCTTTTTCCTATCCTGTAATTTCCGCCTATTAGCTCAAACTCGCCGCCCAAATGTATGGTGGGGTCGTATTGGTGCAAAATTTGCGCTATCATAGCGGTCGCCGTGGTCTTTCCATGCATTCCGCTTACAGCGATCCCAAAAGGATACTCGGCCATAATGCTGCCAAGCAGCTGCGCTCTTTTGACGCAAGGAACATTTTGTTCCTTTGCAGCGACCAGTTCGCAATTGTCCGAAGAGATAGCCGCGTTATAAACCACCAAATCAATGCCCGAGAAATCTTTTTTGTTATGCCCGATGGCGACTTCAATGCCCACAGATTTTAGCTTTTGCAAGGTTTTGCTGGGCGCGATGTCAGACCCGCTTACCTTATGCCCGCTCTTGTGGCAAATTATGGCAAGCGCCGACATGCTTATTCCGCCTATCCCTATAAAATAAATATTCATGGTTAATTTGTATGATTTTATATAGATATATATGATTTGAGGGCGTTTTTAGTTCTGTTAACGCTCTTTTGGGCAAAAATTTTTTAAAAGGTATTGAATTATTGACAGAAAAGTAGTATCATAGTGATATGGAATACATAATATTCCCAAAGTATTAATTGCAAGGATGGTGACTAAGGGGTGAATATTACCGAAGTTAGAATCAGACTTAAGACCAAAGAGGAAAGCAAAATTAGGGCAATCGCATCAATTACGCTAGACGAATGTTTTGTAGTGCATGATATTAAGGTCATAGAAGGAAACGATGGATTTTTTATCGCTATGCCCAGCAGAAAGACTCCTGAAGGCGAATTTAAGGATATAGTTCATCCTTTAAATACCGAAACCAGAGAGTTTATCAAGCAAAGAATTTTGGAAGAATACGAAAAAGCGCGGGCTGAAAAACAGCAACAGCAGCAAGAACAACAGCAAGAACAGGAATAATTCAATAAGCGTAATCGAAAAATTAAATAATTTTTTATTTGATTTTTTAAAAAGGCAAGGGATAAATTGTTTTATTTTGCTTTGCCTTTTTTCATTTGGGTTTTTTTGGTATATCGCCAAATGAAAAGGCAGCAAAATTTATATTTTGGTCTACATATAAAAATATTCTTTGCCTAATATGGCGACGCTACGGCGTTAACTTTAATTTTTGGCTTGATAAGCAATAAAATCAATAAAGAATTATTTAAGAATTATTATTGACAATTAAGAAAATTACCATTGACATTAATTTGGTTTTGTGATATTTTTATAACGCGATGTAATCGTTTACATCACAAAAGAAAAGGGCGACAAAAAATATGAAAAATAAGCTTTCTATTAAAACGCGGTTTTGCGTAATCGGCGGTGGACTTGCGGGCATTTGCGCGGCCGTCGCGGCGGCAAGGCGCGGGGCAAAAGTTGTGTTGGTCCATGACCGGCCGGTTTTGGGCGGAAACGCTTCCAGCGAAATCCGCATGTGGATTAGGGGCGCCAGCGAACGCCATCCCGAAGATAGGGAGGGCGGGCTTATTGAAGAAATCGCGATGGATAATATTTATTATAATCCGTCTATGGATTATCCGATGTGGGACGCGGTTTTGTATAATAAAGTAATTTCCGAGCCTAATATAGAATTGTTATTGAATGCTTCGGTTTTTGACGCTATAACCCAAAACGGCAAAATCATATCCGTCAAAGCGTGGCAGCTTACGACATATACCGAAATAGAGATATGCGCGGATTATTTTTGCGACAGCAGCGGCGACAGTATTTTGGCCGAGTTTACGGGCGCAAGATTTAGGAGGGGGCGCGAATCCGCCGATGAGTTTGGCGAGTCATTTGCTCCGCCGCAATCGGATAATAAAACTATGGGCAACAGCGTGCTTTTGCAAGCGCGCCAAACTCATACAAAAGTTAAGTTTACGCCGCCGCCTTTTGCCAAAAAGTTTACCAAAGACAGTTTTCCTTATCGTTTGAACACGACGGACAGAAAGGGCTTTGTAAACGATAATTTTTGGTGGTTAGAGATTGGCGGGGAGGACGATACCATCCGCGACGCCGAAAAAATAAGGGCCGAACTCATACCGATTGCGTATGGGGTATGGGACTTTATCAAAAACAGCGGGGTTTATGACGCGGATGAATGGGAATTGGAATGGATAGGGTTTTTGCCCGGCAAGCGCGAAAACCGAAGATATATAGGCGATTATGTGCTCAACCAAAACGATTTGCAAAGCGGCAGGATTTTTGAGGATGAAATCGCTTATGGCGGCTGGTCCATTGACGAGCATCATCCAAAAGGCCTGAAAACGCCTAAGTCGCCGTTTTTGCACCATATGGTCGTGCCGCCTTATTCCATACCGTATAGGTGCGTTTATTCTGTCAATATCCAAAACTTATTTTTTGCGGGAAGAAACATCAGCGCCACGCATATAGCCAATTCTTCCACAAGGGTAATGGCGACATGCGCGGCCATAGGGCAAGCGGTAGGCTTGGCGGCTTGGCTTTGCGTCAAACACGGCAAGACCCCGCGCGCATTAAAAGAGGATATATCAAAATTGCAGCAGCTTATAAGGGACGACGATTGCTATTTGCTAGGCTTCAAGCGAGCGTTATCCGATGCCATAAAAAACTCTACGCATAATTTAAGCGAGGCTAATTACTTGGCGCTTATCTCGGGCGTGGAACGAGATTTTGCGGACAGAAAATACTGCATGGAATTTGAAAAAGGCCAAAGCGCGCGATTTGAGTTTGAAAAAACTTATTGCAAATATATAAGGCTTGTCTTTGATAACGATATCGCCCGCGAGCATGCCTATAACCGCGAGGTGTTTAATCATCAAGAATTTAATATGAGACAGTTTCCGCAAAGGCATAATAAACCTTTAGATTTAAAACCCGCTAAAACGCCGCCGTCTTTGGTCAAAAAATTTACAATACGGGTTAAAATTGAAAACAAATGGATTGACTTTTTTAACGAAGACAATAATTTCCAAAGACTGCGCAAGATTTTAATTGACAAAAAAATAAGCGGAATAGAGTTTTTGGGGCTGGAAACTTACGGGCAAGAAAAAATCCGCCTGTTTTCCATAGATATGCTGGACGCTTAAAAAATTGTTCCGTTTTGTTACTTTATATGGTCCAAAGCGTATTCGCGCATGCTTTTTGGGAAAGGCTTGGTAATCATCCCCACCCGAGTCAGCATAAACGGATATTCGTTTGAGCTTAAATATTTGGTCATAAACTCGCCCTTTACCATATCGGCTTCGGGATAATCGGCGATAACAGAGCTCATTGGATGAAAACCTATATTCAAAATATGCCCCGACAAAACCAGTCTTGCGTATAGCCTGCCGCAATTGACTTGAACCAGCCTGTCATTCATTTTTTCGGTAGGGCAAACTATGCTCATAAACGTAGGGGTATGCGTATATAATTTTTCATACATCTTTTGGGTATGGTTTGCGCGCATTTTGCCCGACCTTAAAAAGGGCATGGTAGTCAAGATGCCTTGCATAAAATATTTTGCCAAAGGGTTCTTGACGCCTTCGGTTTCCAAAGATAGCCCGTAAGACTTTTTATTTTTTTGCAGTTCGCTAAGCCGCGTCAAAGATTTTAACTCCTTGGCAAGACGCGGTGTCTTGTCCACTATTTCCAATCCTTTAAGCCCCAATTCTTTTATGTTTTGGGTCTGGGCGGGCTCGGAAAAAAACTTTATGTCCAAAGATTCAAAGTCGTCCAAATCAAAAAAATAATCCATTTCGGCTTGGGATAGCGGCGTCTTAACATAGACATAGCGGTT from Clostridiales bacterium includes:
- the murC gene encoding UDP-N-acetylmuramate--L-alanine ligase; this translates as MNIYFIGIGGISMSALAIICHKSGHKVSGSDIAPSKTLQKLKSVGIEVAIGHNKKDFSGIDLVVYNAAISSDNCELVAAKEQNVPCVKRAQLLGSIMAEYPFGIAVSGMHGKTTATAMIAQILHQYDPTIHLGGEFELIGGNYRIGKSVYFVTEACEYKRNFLYLKPYISIILNIDEDHMDYFKDLEDIQDAFSEFAANTKRNGAVVVNGEDSRAVASAALKMRRYLTYGIGEGFDYSAQNLRADNKGCYSFDFYKRDRKLCRINLKVAGRYNVYNALAAAVAANIFNISPKNISSSLSAFRGVDRRYQHIGEYNGAQIIADYAHHPNELKALIDTAKTQSSNVITIFQPHTYTRTLALWEKFKSSLSKSDKLILLPVYAAREKPDPNASSQRMCQELAQQGMQALYFDNFEECADHLKKTLKEGDLALIAGAGDVIDIKNYLISGAQKI
- the spoVG gene encoding septation regulator SpoVG, yielding MNITEVRIRLKTKEESKIRAIASITLDECFVVHDIKVIEGNDGFFIAMPSRKTPEGEFKDIVHPLNTETREFIKQRILEEYEKARAEKQQQQQEQQQEQE
- a CDS encoding FAD-dependent oxidoreductase: MKNKLSIKTRFCVIGGGLAGICAAVAAARRGAKVVLVHDRPVLGGNASSEIRMWIRGASERHPEDREGGLIEEIAMDNIYYNPSMDYPMWDAVLYNKVISEPNIELLLNASVFDAITQNGKIISVKAWQLTTYTEIEICADYFCDSSGDSILAEFTGARFRRGRESADEFGESFAPPQSDNKTMGNSVLLQARQTHTKVKFTPPPFAKKFTKDSFPYRLNTTDRKGFVNDNFWWLEIGGEDDTIRDAEKIRAELIPIAYGVWDFIKNSGVYDADEWELEWIGFLPGKRENRRYIGDYVLNQNDLQSGRIFEDEIAYGGWSIDEHHPKGLKTPKSPFLHHMVVPPYSIPYRCVYSVNIQNLFFAGRNISATHIANSSTRVMATCAAIGQAVGLAAWLCVKHGKTPRALKEDISKLQQLIRDDDCYLLGFKRALSDAIKNSTHNLSEANYLALISGVERDFADRKYCMEFEKGQSARFEFEKTYCKYIRLVFDNDIAREHAYNREVFNHQEFNMRQFPQRHNKPLDLKPAKTPPSLVKKFTIRVKIENKWIDFFNEDNNFQRLRKILIDKKISGIEFLGLETYGQEKIRLFSIDMLDA